From one Nocardioides scoriae genomic stretch:
- a CDS encoding alpha-1,2-fucosyltransferase, with protein sequence MTHVRLMGGLGNQLFQLAAGLHLQQELGLPVRWDRSWFREPAAGDTHRHLELDGVVPRRQLSGGSRWAARLAWSGRNPRLLRERGPHHDLLASSEVDRHSWLEGYFQFGTYPVQVEATLAELLRPRLGGAAGQCGPDDVAVHVRLGDYHANPVTRRHHGLLEPDWFRRALGLVPDVGERRLVVFTDSPDVFEEEYAASLPGRHVVSPTQTAWDTLDEMSRCGTIVMSNSSLSWWAAFLARTRHPGGAEVLHPVPWFAEPGAADQHMPLDSWTAVPRD encoded by the coding sequence GTGACCCACGTGCGGCTCATGGGGGGCCTGGGCAACCAGCTGTTCCAGCTGGCAGCCGGGCTGCACCTCCAGCAGGAGCTCGGCCTCCCGGTGCGCTGGGACCGGTCGTGGTTCCGCGAGCCGGCCGCGGGGGACACCCACCGCCACCTCGAGCTCGACGGGGTCGTGCCACGTCGTCAGCTGAGCGGCGGGTCGCGGTGGGCCGCTCGGCTCGCCTGGTCCGGCCGCAACCCCCGGTTGCTCCGGGAGCGCGGCCCCCACCACGACCTGCTGGCCAGCAGCGAGGTGGACCGCCACTCGTGGCTGGAGGGCTACTTCCAGTTCGGCACCTACCCGGTCCAGGTCGAGGCGACGCTGGCCGAGCTGCTCCGACCTCGCCTGGGCGGTGCCGCCGGGCAGTGCGGCCCCGACGACGTCGCCGTCCACGTCCGGCTCGGCGACTACCACGCCAACCCCGTCACGCGACGCCACCACGGCCTGCTCGAGCCGGACTGGTTCAGGCGGGCGCTGGGGCTCGTCCCCGACGTCGGCGAGCGCCGGCTCGTGGTCTTCACCGACTCCCCGGACGTCTTCGAGGAGGAGTACGCCGCGTCCCTGCCCGGGCGCCACGTGGTCTCGCCGACCCAGACCGCCTGGGACACCCTGGACGAGATGAGCCGCTGCGGCACGATCGTGATGTCGAACAGCTCGCTGTCCTGGTGGGCGGCGTTCCTGGCCCGCACCCGGCACCCGGGTGGGGCCGAGGTCCTCCACCCGGTGCCGTGGTTCGCCGAGCCCGGGGCCGCCGACCAGCACATGCCCCTCGACTCCTGGACGGCGGTGCCCCGTGACTAG
- a CDS encoding glycosyltransferase family 2 protein, translated as MTSPGPRVEDPTHVVVVCTRNRPDDIGVALDSLVGQSLAPTEVLVVDSSDDTATERVIGARSFPFPVRYLHSEPGLTHQRNVGVAASSADVVHFIDDDVVLADDYLREVVRSFVTGGPDVVGVGGLIASTTTRRPRWWWRAALVDSRRQGCVLSSGVNILVTELADETDVEWLSGCSMSYRRRVFDELAFDEALQGYALMEDVDFSYGAARLGRLVLNPAAGLTHTVSDVGRWDHHRRVTVGVHRRGWFVEKHLPRRALVAFVWSVVAGAAVHAVLGVLTLSRWRVRVAGWQLQALGQFFRGRR; from the coding sequence GTGACTAGCCCGGGCCCTCGCGTCGAGGACCCGACCCACGTCGTCGTGGTGTGCACGCGCAACCGGCCCGACGACATCGGCGTCGCCCTGGACTCGCTCGTGGGCCAGTCGCTCGCCCCCACGGAGGTGCTGGTCGTGGACTCGAGCGACGACACCGCGACCGAGCGGGTGATCGGCGCACGGTCCTTCCCGTTCCCGGTGCGCTACCTGCACAGCGAGCCCGGGCTGACCCACCAGCGCAACGTCGGGGTCGCCGCCTCCTCCGCCGACGTCGTGCACTTCATCGACGACGACGTGGTGCTCGCGGACGACTACCTCCGGGAGGTGGTGCGCAGCTTCGTCACCGGAGGCCCGGACGTCGTGGGCGTGGGAGGGCTGATCGCCTCCACCACGACGCGACGACCGCGGTGGTGGTGGCGGGCCGCCCTGGTCGACTCCCGTCGCCAGGGGTGCGTGCTGAGCTCCGGCGTCAACATCCTGGTGACCGAGCTGGCCGACGAGACCGACGTCGAGTGGCTCTCGGGCTGCTCGATGTCCTACCGCCGCCGGGTCTTCGACGAGCTCGCCTTCGACGAGGCGCTGCAGGGCTACGCCCTGATGGAGGACGTCGACTTCTCCTACGGCGCCGCGCGTCTGGGGCGCCTGGTGCTCAACCCGGCTGCTGGGCTCACCCACACGGTCTCCGACGTCGGCCGGTGGGACCACCACCGGCGGGTCACGGTCGGGGTGCACCGCCGGGGCTGGTTCGTCGAGAAGCACCTGCCCCGGCGGGCCCTGGTCGCGTTCGTGTGGAGCGTGGTGGCGGGGGCGGCCGTGCACGCGGTCCTCGGGGTCCTGACGCTCTCGCGCTGGCGGGTGCGGGTGGCCGGCTGGCAGCTGCAGGCGCTGGGCCAGTTCTTCCGCGGGCGTCGCTGA
- a CDS encoding glycosyltransferase family 2 protein, with product MTAGEQGTVVVATCTYARPEQLRRTLAAVGEQTAAADVRTLLLVVDNDPSCSARPVAESVGAAYVVEPRRGVGNARNRALGFARELGGPVVALVFFDDDQAPAPGWYQAFLRAHARWPEAILSGPVQPDLGFDVPDWAAGGWPWRRPDHPDGARVPMSGDGNVLLPAAVLARPECRYAATFAQGMGQDTELFTRLRRAGADIRHVAGAAAQEDVTPDRRELGWVLDRARRAADAWASVTREEHPWGRARVALAVGARAWGSVRRARRGDAEARARQQVVRAELRTLVGRLR from the coding sequence GTGACGGCCGGGGAGCAGGGGACGGTCGTGGTGGCGACCTGCACCTACGCGCGCCCCGAGCAGCTGCGCCGGACGCTGGCCGCCGTGGGCGAGCAGACCGCGGCCGCCGACGTGCGCACGCTGCTCCTGGTGGTCGACAACGACCCGTCCTGCTCGGCCCGCCCGGTGGCGGAGAGCGTCGGGGCCGCCTACGTCGTCGAACCGCGCCGCGGGGTCGGCAACGCACGCAACCGGGCGCTGGGCTTCGCCCGCGAGCTGGGCGGTCCGGTCGTCGCGCTCGTCTTCTTCGACGACGACCAGGCTCCGGCGCCGGGCTGGTACCAGGCGTTCCTGCGGGCCCACGCACGGTGGCCGGAGGCCATCCTCAGCGGTCCGGTGCAGCCCGACCTGGGCTTCGACGTGCCGGACTGGGCTGCCGGCGGCTGGCCGTGGCGACGGCCGGACCACCCCGACGGCGCCCGGGTCCCGATGTCGGGCGACGGCAACGTCCTGCTCCCCGCAGCCGTGCTGGCACGGCCCGAGTGCCGCTACGCGGCGACCTTCGCCCAGGGCATGGGGCAGGACACCGAGCTGTTCACCCGGCTGCGCCGTGCAGGTGCCGACATCCGGCACGTCGCGGGAGCCGCGGCGCAGGAGGACGTGACGCCCGACCGCCGCGAGCTCGGGTGGGTGCTCGACCGCGCCCGTCGGGCCGCGGACGCCTGGGCGAGCGTCACCCGCGAGGAACACCCCTGGGGACGGGCACGGGTCGCGCTCGCGGTCGGAGCCCGCGCCTGGGGGTCGGTGCGGCGCGCGCGACGGGGTGACGCGGAGGCCCGCGCCCGCCAGCAGGTGGTGCGCGCGGAGCTCCGCACCCTCGTGGGCCGGCTGCGCTGA
- a CDS encoding glycosyltransferase family 4 protein, whose amino-acid sequence MAEVAVVQEVLPHYRVAFFDRLDRRLAGVGVRLRVLHSVVTPEVSRQVEGSAWAERVPVRHVATPAGSLVWQQVRQRTRAADLVVVEHANRMLANYPLLLRAARGRQRLAFWGHGANLQTAHARSAAERFKARTARAPHWWFAYTEGSAARVRATGFPASRICVVDNSTDTDAYPAEPGKRPTTCVFVGTLHRYKRVEVLLDAGEALSRRVPGFHLDVVGDGPLRPLVEERASWSPWLECHGPLTGPAKVDVVARASLMLMPGLVGLAVIDSFAARSPLVTTDYPHHSPEIEYLDDGVNGVVVPGEGSPDQFAAAVEELLLDPDRVARLREGCVVSHARYSLDHMVERFAGGIEAALS is encoded by the coding sequence GTGGCTGAGGTGGCCGTGGTCCAGGAGGTCCTCCCCCACTACCGCGTGGCCTTCTTCGACCGGCTGGACCGACGTCTGGCCGGGGTCGGGGTGCGACTGCGCGTGCTGCACTCGGTCGTGACCCCCGAGGTGTCCCGCCAGGTCGAGGGGTCGGCCTGGGCCGAGCGGGTCCCGGTCCGTCACGTGGCGACGCCTGCCGGGAGCCTGGTGTGGCAGCAGGTCCGGCAGCGGACCCGGGCGGCCGACCTCGTCGTGGTGGAGCACGCCAACCGGATGCTCGCGAACTACCCGCTGCTCCTCCGGGCGGCCCGGGGCCGGCAGCGCCTCGCCTTCTGGGGTCACGGGGCCAACCTGCAGACCGCCCACGCGCGCTCCGCAGCCGAGCGGTTCAAGGCCCGGACGGCGCGCGCGCCCCACTGGTGGTTCGCCTACACCGAGGGGTCGGCCGCGCGCGTGCGCGCCACCGGCTTCCCCGCCTCCCGCATCTGCGTCGTCGACAACAGCACCGACACCGACGCCTACCCCGCCGAGCCCGGGAAGCGTCCGACCACGTGCGTCTTCGTCGGCACCCTCCACCGCTACAAGCGCGTCGAGGTGCTCCTCGACGCCGGTGAGGCACTGTCCCGGCGGGTGCCGGGCTTCCACCTCGACGTCGTCGGCGACGGCCCGCTGCGGCCCCTCGTCGAGGAACGCGCGTCGTGGAGCCCGTGGCTGGAGTGCCACGGGCCGCTCACCGGACCGGCCAAGGTCGACGTCGTGGCCCGGGCCTCGCTGATGCTGATGCCAGGCCTGGTCGGGCTGGCGGTCATCGACTCGTTCGCCGCGCGATCACCCCTGGTGACGACGGACTACCCGCACCACAGCCCCGAGATCGAGTACCTCGACGACGGCGTCAACGGCGTCGTGGTCCCGGGCGAGGGCTCACCGGACCAGTTCGCTGCTGCCGTCGAGGAGCTGCTGCTCGACCCCGATCGGGTCGCACGGCTGCGCGAGGGCTGCGTCGTCTCGCACGCGCGCTACTCGCTGGACCACATGGTCGAGCGCTTCGCCGGTGGCATCGAGGCGGCGCTCTCGTGA
- a CDS encoding glycosyltransferase family 4 protein translates to MRVALVHSYYGEDQPSGENTAVDQQATLLRRSGHEVLVVARRTDDLRSRPGYAVRAGASTATGVGPSPVRALHAFGPDVVHVHNLFPNWGRRWLSTWTGPLVTTLHNFRSVCAAGTLTRDGRPCDDCPRGTSLSAVRHACYRGSRLASVPLAIATRRPAEDTALVRRSTRVIVLSEVARRTFSDLGVAPEKLRCLPNFVPRPEARDPRVPREGWVYLGRLSAEKGLDQVLPHWPAAHALDVYGDGPLRDRVVQLAPPGVRVHGSVPTSAVSGILGRARGLVFPSVWLEGSPLVYAEALAHGVPVVAAAGSSVADDVERHGTGLVYHEPTQVAAALERVEQSWDACSASATARHREAFSPEVWLRGLLDVYADAIRSHRVATRG, encoded by the coding sequence ATGCGGGTCGCTCTCGTGCACAGCTACTACGGCGAGGACCAGCCCAGCGGCGAGAACACCGCCGTCGACCAGCAGGCGACGCTGCTGCGCCGGTCGGGCCACGAGGTGCTGGTGGTGGCACGGCGCACGGACGACCTGCGCTCCCGGCCCGGGTACGCCGTGCGAGCCGGCGCCAGCACGGCCACCGGCGTCGGGCCGTCTCCCGTCCGGGCCCTGCACGCCTTCGGCCCGGACGTCGTCCACGTGCACAACCTGTTCCCCAACTGGGGCCGGCGGTGGCTGTCCACCTGGACCGGGCCGCTGGTGACCACCCTGCACAACTTCAGGAGCGTCTGTGCCGCCGGCACCCTGACCCGCGACGGCCGGCCGTGCGACGACTGCCCGCGGGGGACGTCGCTGTCGGCCGTGCGGCACGCCTGCTACCGCGGGTCACGGCTCGCCTCCGTCCCGCTGGCGATCGCCACCCGGCGCCCGGCGGAGGACACCGCGCTGGTGCGTCGCAGCACCCGGGTGATCGTGCTCTCCGAGGTGGCGCGCCGAACGTTCTCGGACCTGGGCGTCGCCCCCGAGAAGCTGCGCTGCCTCCCCAACTTCGTCCCGCGGCCCGAGGCCCGCGACCCGCGGGTCCCCCGGGAGGGCTGGGTCTACCTCGGCCGGCTGAGCGCCGAGAAGGGGCTCGACCAGGTGCTGCCCCACTGGCCGGCCGCCCACGCCCTCGACGTCTACGGTGACGGCCCGCTGCGCGACCGCGTGGTGCAGCTGGCTCCCCCGGGCGTGCGCGTGCACGGGTCGGTGCCGACGTCGGCCGTGTCCGGGATCCTGGGCCGGGCCCGCGGGCTGGTGTTCCCCAGCGTGTGGCTGGAGGGCTCGCCCCTGGTGTACGCCGAGGCCCTGGCCCACGGTGTGCCCGTGGTCGCGGCCGCAGGCAGCTCCGTGGCCGACGACGTCGAGCGCCACGGCACGGGGCTGGTCTACCACGAGCCGACGCAGGTCGCCGCGGCGCTCGAGCGGGTCGAGCAGTCGTGGGACGCCTGCTCCGCGTCGGCGACCGCACGCCACCGCGAGGCGTTCTCCCCCGAGGTCTGGCTCCGCGGGCTGCTCGACGTGTACGCCGACGCGATCCGGTCGCACCGGGTGGCCACCCGTGGCTGA
- a CDS encoding WecB/TagA/CpsF family glycosyltransferase, giving the protein MPVDLAPTYTVCGVELHAATLGRGAEIIVEAAIAGRGLQVHLCNAFTLSLVERDDRLRSSLDAGDLNLPDGAPAAWLGRHQGTRGPVRGPDLVGEVVDRGRARQVSHFFWGAGPGVAELMAERLVEAYPGASVVGTESPPFGPVDDEALEQLADRVRDAGAQVLWIGLGTPRQDHVVPALGELLDVPVVPVGAAFDFWAGTAREAPRWLRGTGLEWVFRLAHEPRRLWHRYSVGHVRFLLGVARDRRR; this is encoded by the coding sequence ATGCCGGTCGATCTCGCTCCCACCTACACGGTCTGCGGCGTGGAGCTCCACGCCGCGACCCTGGGGCGGGGCGCCGAGATCATCGTGGAGGCGGCGATCGCCGGACGAGGCCTCCAGGTGCACCTGTGCAACGCCTTCACCCTCTCCCTGGTCGAGCGCGACGACCGGCTGCGGTCGTCCCTGGACGCCGGTGACCTCAACCTCCCCGACGGCGCGCCGGCGGCCTGGCTGGGCCGGCACCAGGGGACCCGAGGCCCGGTGCGGGGCCCGGACCTCGTCGGCGAGGTGGTCGACCGCGGCCGCGCCCGCCAGGTGAGCCACTTCTTCTGGGGGGCCGGGCCCGGCGTGGCCGAGCTCATGGCGGAGCGGCTGGTGGAGGCCTACCCGGGAGCGTCCGTCGTCGGCACCGAGAGCCCGCCCTTCGGCCCGGTGGACGACGAGGCCCTCGAGCAGCTCGCCGACCGGGTGCGGGACGCCGGGGCACAGGTCCTGTGGATCGGACTCGGCACCCCGCGACAGGACCACGTCGTGCCGGCCCTGGGCGAGCTGCTGGACGTCCCCGTCGTCCCCGTCGGCGCTGCCTTCGACTTCTGGGCGGGCACCGCTCGGGAGGCGCCGCGGTGGCTGCGCGGGACCGGGCTCGAGTGGGTGTTCCGCCTCGCGCACGAGCCCCGGCGGCTGTGGCACCGCTACAGCGTGGGCCACGTGCGCTTCCTGCTCGGCGTGGCGCGCGACCGGCGGCGCTGA
- the gmd gene encoding GDP-mannose 4,6-dehydratase codes for MATKALITGITGQDGSYLAELLLGKGYEVHGLIRRASTFNTHRIDHLYLDPHDSDNRLHLHYGDLSDGARLVTLMHEIDPDEVYNLAAQSHVRVSFDEPEHTGDTTGIGAMRLLEAVRVAGVKCRYYQASSSEMFGATPPPQHEGTPFHPRSPYGAAKVYAYWVARNYREAYGLFAVNGILFNHESPRRGETFVTRKITRAVARIQAGVERDLYLGNLDAVRDWGYAPEYVEGMWRMLQADEPEDFVLATGGNFTVRDFVVTAFEHAGLDWEAHVKFDERYLRPSEVDALVGDASKAQDKLGWKAQVDTAQLARIMVDADIEALRHEGGSWIDHPALPGWPTIDVR; via the coding sequence GTGGCGACCAAGGCCCTCATCACGGGGATCACGGGCCAGGACGGCTCCTACCTGGCCGAGCTGCTGCTGGGCAAGGGATACGAGGTCCACGGGCTCATCCGCCGCGCCTCGACCTTCAACACGCACCGCATCGACCACCTCTACCTCGACCCGCACGACAGCGACAACCGGCTGCACCTGCACTACGGCGACCTGTCCGACGGGGCGCGGCTGGTCACGCTGATGCACGAGATCGACCCCGACGAGGTCTACAACCTCGCGGCGCAGTCGCACGTGCGGGTCAGCTTCGACGAGCCCGAGCACACCGGCGACACCACCGGCATCGGCGCCATGCGGCTGCTCGAGGCGGTGCGGGTCGCCGGCGTGAAGTGCCGCTACTACCAGGCCTCCAGCTCGGAGATGTTCGGGGCGACCCCGCCGCCGCAGCACGAGGGCACCCCGTTCCACCCGCGCTCGCCGTACGGCGCCGCGAAGGTCTACGCCTACTGGGTGGCCCGCAACTACCGCGAGGCCTACGGCCTGTTCGCCGTCAACGGCATCCTGTTCAACCACGAGTCGCCGCGCCGGGGCGAGACCTTCGTGACGCGCAAGATCACCCGGGCCGTCGCCCGGATCCAGGCCGGGGTCGAGAGGGACCTCTACCTCGGCAACCTGGACGCCGTGCGCGACTGGGGCTACGCGCCGGAGTACGTCGAGGGCATGTGGCGGATGCTCCAGGCCGACGAGCCGGAGGACTTCGTGCTGGCCACGGGAGGCAACTTCACGGTGCGCGACTTCGTCGTGACGGCGTTCGAGCACGCCGGCCTCGACTGGGAGGCGCACGTGAAGTTCGACGAGCGCTACCTGCGCCCCTCCGAGGTGGACGCGCTGGTCGGCGACGCGAGCAAGGCCCAGGACAAGCTGGGCTGGAAGGCGCAGGTCGACACCGCCCAGCTCGCCCGCATCATGGTCGACGCCGACATCGAGGCGCTGCGGCACGAGGGCGGCTCCTGGATCGACCACCCGGCGCTGCCCGGCTGGCCCACGATCGACGTCCGGTGA
- a CDS encoding GDP-L-fucose synthase family protein — translation MSEQPDFRPGPLDRSATTYVAGHRGLVGSAIWRTLEAEGFTDLVGRGSDELDLKDRSAVLAFFEETRPRHVVLAAAKVGGILANSTYPADFLSENLQIQVNVMDAALAQGVERLLFLGSSCIYPKLAEQPITEDSLLTGHLEPTNDAYAIAKIAGILQVQSVRRQHGLPWISAMPTNLYGPGDNFSPTGSHVLPALIRRYDEAARSGAESVTNWGTGAPRREFLHVDDMAAACLHLLEHYDGPEQVNVGTGRDATIAEIAGYVAEAVGFEGLTEWDTSKPDGTPQKLLDVSKLAAAGWTSQIGLREGIASTVAWYREHVGHLREAG, via the coding sequence GTGAGCGAGCAGCCGGACTTCCGGCCGGGCCCCCTCGACCGGTCGGCCACGACGTACGTCGCCGGGCACCGCGGCCTGGTCGGGTCGGCGATCTGGCGCACCCTGGAGGCCGAGGGCTTCACCGACCTGGTCGGTCGTGGCTCCGACGAGCTCGACCTCAAGGACCGGTCGGCCGTCCTCGCCTTCTTCGAGGAGACCCGTCCGCGCCACGTCGTCCTCGCGGCGGCGAAGGTGGGCGGCATCCTGGCCAACAGCACCTACCCGGCCGACTTCCTGTCGGAGAACCTGCAGATCCAGGTCAACGTCATGGACGCGGCGCTGGCCCAGGGGGTGGAGCGGCTGCTGTTCCTGGGGTCGTCGTGCATCTACCCCAAGCTGGCCGAGCAGCCCATCACCGAGGACAGCCTGCTCACCGGGCACCTCGAGCCCACCAACGACGCCTACGCGATCGCCAAGATCGCCGGGATCCTCCAGGTGCAGTCGGTGCGTCGCCAGCACGGCCTGCCGTGGATCTCCGCGATGCCGACCAACCTCTACGGCCCCGGTGACAACTTCTCGCCGACGGGCTCCCACGTGCTGCCCGCCCTGATCCGCCGCTACGACGAGGCGGCCCGGTCGGGAGCGGAGTCGGTGACCAACTGGGGGACCGGGGCGCCGCGGCGCGAGTTCCTCCACGTCGACGACATGGCGGCGGCCTGCCTGCACCTGCTGGAGCACTACGACGGCCCCGAGCAGGTCAACGTCGGCACCGGACGCGACGCCACGATCGCCGAGATCGCCGGGTACGTCGCCGAGGCCGTGGGCTTCGAGGGGTTGACCGAGTGGGACACCTCCAAGCCCGACGGCACCCCGCAGAAGCTGCTCGACGTCAGCAAGCTCGCGGCCGCGGGGTGGACCTCGCAGATCGGCCTGCGGGAGGGCATCGCCTCGACCGTGGCGTGGTACCGCGAGCACGTCGGGCACCTGCGAGAGGCCGGCTGA
- a CDS encoding VanZ family protein, which produces MVPRARRAPARGRLIDLGPDRRRLWSGAAWVALTAYAALLLVVLFSPTSTLQSDLVVRLSDRLATVLPPAWVTYTRMEVVMNAVIIMPLSFLGSIAVRRWRWQDWTAYGLLGAMVVEVAQGLLLPDREPAFSDVVANALGAAGGALAHAVLAGLVGTLSRTRSRAAR; this is translated from the coding sequence GTGGTACCGCGAGCACGTCGGGCACCTGCGAGAGGCCGGCTGATCGACCTCGGGCCGGACCGGCGGCGGCTGTGGTCGGGGGCCGCCTGGGTCGCGCTCACGGCGTACGCCGCGCTGCTGCTGGTCGTGCTGTTCTCGCCGACCTCGACCCTGCAGTCCGACCTCGTGGTGCGGCTCTCCGACCGCCTGGCCACGGTGCTGCCGCCCGCGTGGGTCACCTACACGCGCATGGAGGTGGTGATGAACGCCGTCATCATCATGCCGCTGTCGTTCCTGGGGTCGATCGCGGTGAGGCGGTGGCGCTGGCAGGACTGGACGGCGTACGGCCTGCTGGGGGCGATGGTCGTCGAGGTGGCCCAGGGCCTGCTGCTGCCCGACCGCGAGCCGGCGTTCAGCGACGTCGTGGCCAACGCCCTCGGGGCGGCCGGGGGCGCCCTGGCCCACGCCGTCCTGGCCGGCCTGGTGGGGACGCTCAGCCGGACGAGGTCTCGAGCGGCACGGTGA
- the dtd gene encoding D-aminoacyl-tRNA deacylase, which produces MRAVLQRVTRASVAVDGEVVGRIDEPGLLVLLGVTHDDGPEEVAWMVRKVRDLRILRDERSVADAGAPVLVVSQFTLYGDARKGRRPTWQAAAPGEVSQPLYDAVCEGLRALGTHVETGVFGAEMAVELVNDGPFTVPLETSSG; this is translated from the coding sequence GTGCGCGCGGTCCTCCAGCGCGTCACCCGCGCCTCGGTCGCGGTCGACGGCGAGGTGGTCGGCCGCATCGACGAGCCCGGCCTGCTCGTCCTGCTGGGCGTCACCCACGACGACGGCCCCGAGGAGGTCGCGTGGATGGTGCGCAAGGTCCGCGACCTGAGGATCCTGCGCGACGAGCGCTCGGTGGCCGACGCCGGGGCGCCCGTCCTGGTCGTCAGCCAGTTCACGCTGTACGGCGACGCCCGGAAGGGCCGGCGGCCCACCTGGCAGGCCGCCGCACCCGGTGAGGTGTCGCAGCCGCTCTACGACGCCGTGTGCGAGGGGCTGCGCGCGCTCGGCACCCACGTGGAGACCGGCGTCTTCGGCGCCGAGATGGCCGTCGAGCTGGTCAACGACGGCCCCTTCACCGTGCCGCTCGAGACCTCGTCCGGCTGA
- a CDS encoding BKACE family enzyme encodes MGDLLITVAPTGAETTKADCPQLPTTLEELVDTARRCEAAGAAMVHVHIRDDEHRPTLDPTRLRDTVQALHEATDLVVQLSTGGSVHDPLDARLAVLDAEPDSCSLTMGTTNFGDDVFLNPWPFVCDLYQLSQERGVVPEFELFDLGQVASLHRLLDRHGLPHGGRVHVDLVMGVPGGMPGTADALVAAVAALPAATTSWAATGIGRSTLSVALASLSKGGHLRVGMEDVLTLAKGVPVEHNEQLVDRVVELGRIAQRSPMTPAEARTLLGMS; translated from the coding sequence ATGGGAGACCTGCTCATCACCGTGGCCCCGACGGGGGCCGAGACCACCAAGGCCGACTGCCCCCAGCTGCCGACGACGCTCGAGGAGCTGGTCGACACGGCCCGCCGCTGCGAGGCCGCCGGCGCCGCCATGGTGCACGTCCACATCCGCGACGACGAGCACCGGCCCACGCTCGACCCGACCCGGCTGCGCGACACCGTGCAGGCGCTGCACGAGGCCACCGACCTCGTGGTGCAGCTCTCGACCGGAGGATCGGTCCATGACCCCCTCGACGCGCGCCTGGCCGTGCTGGACGCCGAGCCCGACTCCTGCAGCCTCACGATGGGCACCACCAACTTCGGCGACGACGTCTTCCTCAACCCCTGGCCCTTCGTCTGCGACCTCTACCAGCTCAGCCAGGAACGCGGCGTGGTGCCGGAGTTCGAGCTGTTCGACCTGGGCCAGGTCGCCTCGCTGCACCGGCTGCTCGACCGGCACGGCCTCCCGCACGGCGGCCGGGTCCACGTCGACCTGGTCATGGGCGTCCCCGGCGGCATGCCCGGCACCGCCGACGCCCTGGTGGCGGCCGTGGCGGCGCTGCCGGCGGCCACGACGAGCTGGGCCGCGACCGGCATCGGGCGCTCGACCCTGAGCGTCGCGCTGGCCTCGCTCTCCAAGGGCGGCCACCTGCGCGTCGGCATGGAGGACGTGCTGACCCTGGCCAAGGGGGTGCCCGTGGAGCACAACGAGCAGCTCGTCGACCGGGTCGTCGAGCTCGGCCGGATCGCCCAGCGCTCCCCCATGACGCCTGCCGAGGCGCGCACGCTCCTCGGGATGTCCTGA
- a CDS encoding FABP family protein gives MPFQIPDNIHPDCARLAWLIGTWAGNGHGEYPTIEPFQFGQELIFQQDGRPFIHYMSRSWIVDEKGEHVREAAQETGFIRPQADGSLEFLLSHNTGFVETWHGEIHPDQPRFEMTTDAVVRTQTAKEYVGGKRLYGYVNGDLLYAFDMAAMGQPLQPHTHAQLVRQ, from the coding sequence ATGCCGTTCCAGATCCCCGACAACATCCACCCCGACTGTGCTCGGCTGGCGTGGCTGATCGGGACGTGGGCAGGCAACGGTCACGGGGAGTACCCCACGATCGAGCCGTTCCAGTTCGGTCAGGAGCTGATCTTCCAGCAGGACGGACGCCCGTTCATCCACTACATGAGCCGCTCGTGGATCGTGGACGAGAAGGGCGAGCACGTGCGCGAGGCCGCCCAGGAGACGGGCTTCATCCGGCCCCAGGCCGACGGCTCGCTGGAGTTCCTGCTCAGCCACAACACCGGCTTCGTCGAGACCTGGCACGGCGAGATCCACCCCGACCAGCCGCGCTTCGAGATGACGACCGACGCCGTCGTGCGCACGCAGACGGCGAAGGAGTACGTCGGCGGCAAGCGCCTCTACGGCTACGTCAACGGCGACCTGCTCTACGCCTTCGACATGGCGGCGATGGGCCAGCCGCTCCAGCCGCACACCCACGCCCAGCTCGTGCGTCAGTAG
- a CDS encoding Fur family transcriptional regulator: protein MSSAEPAGTWQQRLRASGHRLTPQREMVLRAVEELGHATPDEVHAEVRRHSDSVNLSTVYRTLELLDDLGLIRHAHLTDRAPTYHSATGHEHAHLVCRACGRTTSIGRDEMEQALSGLAARHGFAPDYGHLTVFGTCADCRQGERGTLEP, encoded by the coding sequence GTGTCGTCGGCCGAGCCCGCGGGGACCTGGCAGCAGCGCCTGCGCGCCAGCGGGCACCGGCTGACCCCCCAGCGCGAGATGGTGCTCCGCGCGGTCGAGGAGCTCGGCCACGCGACGCCCGACGAGGTGCACGCCGAGGTGAGGCGCCACTCCGACTCGGTCAACCTCTCGACCGTCTACCGCACCCTCGAGCTGCTCGACGACCTCGGCCTGATCCGCCACGCCCACCTGACCGACCGGGCGCCGACGTACCACTCCGCGACCGGCCACGAGCACGCCCACCTGGTCTGCCGCGCCTGCGGGCGCACCACCAGCATCGGACGCGACGAGATGGAGCAGGCGCTCTCCGGCCTGGCGGCGCGCCACGGGTTCGCGCCCGACTACGGCCACCTCACCGTCTTCGGCACCTGCGCCGACTGCCGCCAGGGGGAGCGAGGGACACTGGAGCCATGA